CGAGGGAAAATAATCTTTTTGCTGGTCTCAATACATGTCAAACTCCTTGAAAGTAACTAATGACTATTGAGCCATACCCTTGGTGGTTATATTCGATCGTCATGATTCGATTGTTGACGATGGATGTCATAATGCAGTATATTGTGTAAGTGTTGAACCTGTTGGTACACGCGGTATGGTTGTCGTTCTGAACATGAAGACAAATGTTTTAGAAAGTAATCTATTGTTAATAACATAATTCAATTATTCTTCCTATAATAACAAGCTCACAACAAATACACTAATTTTGATTCGTCATTTTCGACGAAAAACAACGCTTGTGCATGTTttgtagttttaaaatttataatcgaTGCACACATATCACTGATTCACCTATCTTGCATTTATTTGTGAATCGACATGATCATCATCAAGCCGCCCCCATAGCAGGACAACGACCAATCCTGGATGAGATCGAAATACCATTGTCTTTAGATGATCTTTATGGGACTAGGATCCAAGGAAGCGAAAGCAAGGAGTTCCTTATCTTGTTCTAACACGGCTATATCTTCTTTGTCCAACCACACCCATGCTTCTATTCCACCGCCACATCTTGTGTCCATCAGCATTATCGTATTTGGAAACACCTGCTCCCTCTCATCACTTGAGTCAATGCAACTTACCCACATCGGCTTTCCCCATCCAAAATCAATATCGTAGAGACCAAAGTTACACCAACTTGTAAAACTAACGTAATCCATTCCACGATGGCTTGCTGCACTTGACAGTGTCCCTCCCAATGCATTTACATGCTCGTAAAGCTTTGTAAACCCTCCATCACCTTGCAGATCTTTCACAAAGTCAGCATCGATTTTCGTTTTTGCTTCTCTGAGCTTCCCCTCCATGTAAGCCAACTCCATCTTCTCATCATCCGTGCATAACACGCCTGCTACCCAAATAAAGTTTCCCATAGATGATTCTGGGAATGGTGGGGCTGCTGTTCGACGCAAATTCACTGCATGCGTATAAAAGGTTGCCTTCTCGATACCAGATTTAGCCTTGAAGGCAGCCATGATGCATTTTACTAGGAGTGATGAGACTACCTCAACTCTTGTCGGGGTTGGGATGCTTGAGCTAGTTGCTTTAGCCTTAAGTGAGGCAATGACTGACGCATCAAACACGATTCTCCTTCCAGTACACCTACCGGATCTGAGAAGAGGCATGGTCAAAGCCATTAGAGTTGCTTCCATGGGGTATGCTTCGTTTTGTATGAAAATTGCTGGGGCATTAAAATTAGGACATATTACAGCTTCAGAAACTTTAAGAGTGGTGGCAGCCCAAGCTTTAAGAAAGGCACTAAAGGCAGTTCCATCAGCAATCATGTGATCTCCTTCAAGTTGATTATAACCCAACACAAAAAATCCTTTTTCTCATTAGCTAGGTTTATTTAATTGCCAAATAGCCTTTTGATAAACTTTTATCACCTCCTTCAAATGCGTAAATAATAATTACATCTACTTATTATAAACTATTGATATCTAATTAATTAC
This genomic window from Carya illinoinensis cultivar Pawnee chromosome 7, C.illinoinensisPawnee_v1, whole genome shotgun sequence contains:
- the LOC122316351 gene encoding BAHD acyltransferase At5g47980-like; its protein translation is MIADGTAFSAFLKAWAATTLKVSEAVICPNFNAPAIFIQNEAYPMEATLMALTMPLLRSGRCTGRRIVFDASVIASLKAKATSSSIPTPTRVEVVSSLLVKCIMAAFKAKSGIEKATFYTHAVNLRRTAAPPFPESSMGNFIWVAGVLCTDDEKMELAYMEGKLREAKTKIDADFVKDLQGDGGFTKLYEHVNALGGTLSSAASHRGMDYVSFTSWCNFGLYDIDFGWGKPMWVSCIDSSDEREQVFPNTIMLMDTRCGGGIEAWVWLDKEDIAVLEQDKELLAFASLDPSPIKII